CCCAGGCGCTTGAGCCCCGCCGCCGCGAGCATGGCGCCCGCCAGCTTCAGCTCGCGCGTCTTCTGCAGGCGCGTCTGCACGTTGCCGCGCAGCGAGACGATCTCCAGGTCCGGCCGGCGCGCGCGCAGGATGCAGCTGCGCCGCAGCGACGACGTGCCCACCCTCGCGCCCGGGGGCAGCAGTGCCAGCGTGTGCCCGTCCGGGCTGCAGAACGCGTCGCGCGGGTCCTCACGCGTCGGCACCGCCGCCAGGATGAGCCCGTCCGGGAACACCGACGTCATGTCCTTGAGGCTGTGCACGGCCACGTCCGCGCGGCCGTCGAGCAAGGCCTGCTCGATCTCCTTCACGAACAGGCCCTTGCCGCCCACCTGGGACAGCGGCGCGGACAGGAAGCGGTCGCCCTCGGTGGTCATCTTCACCAGGGTGACCTCCAGGCCGGGGTTGCGCTGGGTGAGCAGCGAGGCCACGTGATTCGCCTGCCACAAGGCCAGCGGGCTCTCCCGCGTCGCGATGCGCACCGCCTTCATCGCCGGCTCCCGGTGGCCACCACCGTGTTGCGCGCATCCACCGCGGGCGCGGCGTCCTCTTCTCGGGGAGCGATGGCGGCGGCCTCCGCCTCCGTGAGGCCGAACAGCTCCGCCGCGGCGCCCGCCAGCCGGTTGCCTTCACCCTGGGGTCCCACGGCGCGCAGGCGCGCGGTGGGCTCATGCAGCAGCTTGTTCACGATGGCGCGTCCCATGGCCTCGATGCTCTTCCTCTGCTTGTCGGTGAGGCCGTCACCCAGGCCCAGCAGGGTGCGCTCCACCTCCGCGCGGGCAATGGCCTCCGCGCGCTGCCGCAGGCGGGCCAGCACGGGCATCCCGTCGCGCAGCGCGCGCTCCCGGGCGAAGCGCGCCACCTCCTGCGCCACCAGCCCGCCCGCCTTGTGCGCCTCTTCCGCGCGCGCGGCGGTGTTGTCCGCGACGAACTTCTGGATGTCGTCCACGTCGTACGCGTGCACCCAGTCCAGCGTCCCCACCGCCGGATCGATGTCGCGCGGCACCGCCAGGTCCACCATGAACAGCGGCCGTCCCTTGCGGGCCTTGCCCAGCGCGCCCACGTTGTCGCGCGTGAAGAGGGGCACCGGCGACGCGGTGCTCGTCACCACCACGTCCGCGGAGGCCAGCAGCGTGAAGAGCTCCTCGAAGGGCCGCGCCACGCCGCCCACCTCCGCCACCAGCGCTTCCGCGCGGGCCAGCGTGCGGTTGGTCACGATGAGCTTCCCGGCGCCCGCGTTCTTCAGGTGCCGCGCCGCCAGCTCGCCCATCTCCCCCGCGCCCACCACCAGCACCGTCTTGTCCTTGAGCCCGTCGAAGACCTTGCTCGCGAGCTGCACGGCCGCGGACGCCATGGACGTCGCCGCGCGCCCCACCGCCGTCTCCGTGCGCACGCGCTTGGCGCAGCCGAACGCCGCCGCGCACGCGCGCGTCAACTCCCCGCGCACCGCGCCCGCGCCCTGGCCCCGCTCGAAGGCGTCCTTCACCTGGCCCAGGATCTGCGCCTCGCCCAGCACCATGGAGTCCAGGCTGGACGCCACGCGGAACAGGTGCACGAGCGCCGCTTCGCCCTGGTGTTCGTACAGGTGCTCCAGCGCCTCCGCGCCGCCCAGCGAGTGCAGCATCTCCCGCGCGCGCTCCCGCGCCACGTCCGCGCTGGGGGCCGCCAGGTACACCTCCACGCGGTTGCAGGTGGACACCCAGAGCGCTTCGACAGGCGCCTGCGCCAGGCGCTGCAACACTTCCGTCTGCCGGGCTTCAGGCAATGCCAACCGCTCGCGGACACCCAGGGGCGCGGTGCGGTGTGACACGCCAATGCAGATGAATTCCATGGCTACGGCATCCCCGGGCCAGCGGCGGACAGGTCGTAGGACGACAGGAAGGAGACCAGCACCAGGCAGAAGCCGGCCATGGTGAGCAGCGCCACCCGCCGGCCTCTCCAGCCGGCGAAGATGCGCGCGTTGACGAGCGCGGCGAACACACCCCACGCGACGAACGTCGCCACGTGCTTGCCTTCGAGCGCCCAGGCGAGGCCGCGCAACGTGGTGGTGAACAGGGCCCCGGTCGCCAGCGTGAGCGACAGCGCGATGAAGCCCCACAGCACGAGCCGCCGGTTGAGCGTGTCCAGGAACTCCAGGGACGGCAGCCGGGAGAAGAGCAGCCCGAAGTGCTTGGTCTTCACCTGCCGCTCCATCAGCAGGTACATGACCCCCACCCCGGCCGCCACGCCGAAGGCCGTCATGCCCAACAGCGCGATGGTGACATGCACCGGCAGCAGCGGCTGGCGCACGGCGTCCGGCAGCGGCGTGGACCCACCGTGCAGCAGCATGCCGATGAGCAGCACCGCCACCGCCAGCGGCGTGAGGAACGCGCCGATGACGGGCTTGCGGTAGCGCACGTCCAGCGCCAGGAACAGCGCCAGCAGCAGGAAGGCGAAGGTGGACATGCCCTGCGCGGGGCCCACCAGCCGGCCCCCCTGCGCCCCCAGCATCTGGATGAGGGCAACGCAATGCATCAGCAGCCCGGTCCCCACCAGCACCCGGCCGGTGACGGCGAGCACCTGGGACTGGCGGACCAGGAAGGCGAGGTAGACGAGCGCGGCCAGGCCGTAGGCGTGGCAGGCAAGCGAGACGAGCGTATGGCTCATGGCGGCAGGCTCATAACCCCGGCCGAGGAGGCATTCACTCCTGCCTCAGCCCATTTTATTGAGAATGAAGGCCGCCAGCAGGTCGGTCTCCGAATTGGGCTTGCGCTCCGGGGAGGGCGCGCCCACCTCCGTCACATAGCCCGGAACCACCTCGTAGGCAGAGTCCCCCACCAGGATGGAGTCGGCCATCTGTTCGGCGCCCAGCCGGCCGAGCTGCTCCTCGGTCTTCACCCGAGACACCAGCTGGTGGGTGTCCTCACCCGACACCAGCTGCACGACGTGGACGGCGGGCGTGAGCGGCCAGTCGCTCCCTCCGTCGGCGGAGACCACCAGGCGGCCCTCGCGCAGGTCTGCTTTGTCCGCCAGCGCCCACTCCTCGAGCTGGGCCTGGGACAGGAAGAGCTTCGTCACGCCCTCCAGCCTACACCAGCCTCCCGCCGAGCGGGCCTGAAATGGGGGAGCAACCCCCCGCCGGATGCCGCATCCGTTTGACGGGGCGGCCCGGCCGCCCTGCCCCACCCAAGCAGAGACACCCGGAGACGACATGGCTGACGTGCTCAACATCGGTGATGCGGACTTCCAGAAGCAGGTCCTGGATTCACCACAACCCGTGCTCGTGGACTTCTGGGCCACGTGGTGCGCGCCCTGCCGCGCCATCGCGCCCTCCGTGGAGGCGCTGTCCGCCCAGTACAAGGGGCAGGTGACGTTCGCGAAGCTGGACATCGACCTGAACCAGGACACGCCCCAGAAGTACGGCATCCGCTCGCTGCCCACCCTGCTGCTCTTCAAGGGCGGCAAGGTCGTGGACCAGATTGTCGGCGCGGTGCCGAAGTCGCGCATCGAGGACGTGGTCCGGAAGAATCTCTGAGCCCCCGTGTTCCCGTGACGGGCCTGCCCCGGGGCCGTCCTTTCGTCCCCTCCCACCCCTGACGCGCCTGGCCTGGATTGCCAGGGTTCGCGCCGGTGAGAGGGGACACCGCGTCCGCGGCCTCGGCCAGACACCCGGGCATGACATGGCTCCGAATTCGATATGTCTGTAGAAAGACAACTCACCGCGACGGTAAGGGCTTTCACTTACCGGGGGCGGGCCCCGCTCCGACGGCAGACGTTTCTCTGTACTTGAGACAAACGCCTTGACCGGGACGACTGGACGATCCTCCCGTCATGTTTTGTTCAACAGACATTGAAATTGCATTACGAGTCAAACACGACCCCGACATGTCTTGTTGACAGAGTTCGCCACACCAGACAGAAGTCACGGATACACGCCTGTCTTGATTGGCGAGTTTCAACAGGAGTTTTCATGGCACGCCTTCGCAAAGAATTGACCACGCAACCACCGCTGACCCCTGCCCTGACTTCGTGGGCGGAGGCGCTGGGTGATGCCATCGGCCGCGGCATGCTGCGCGCGCTGAACACGGGGATGCCGGGCATGGGCGCCGTCGCGGCGTCGCCGGGCAACGGCGCGGTGATGGCGGGACGCCGCCGCGGCCGTCCCCCGAAGACGGTGGCGGGTGGGCCGGTGCCCATGGACCGCCGCTGCACGGTGAACGGCTGCACCCGCGAGCAGCGCTCCAAGGGCCTGTGTTCCGCGCACTACCAGGCCGAGCGCCGCAGGCAGATCGCCACCGGCAAGCCGGCCTGAGGGCCGCGCACCGGAGCCCTACTCGCCGCGCCAGGGGTCTCCGGGCGTGGTGGCCTTGAGCAGCTCCCAGGCCGCCATCACGTCGATGACCCGCTCCAGCTCATTGGGCAGGGAGCGGGCGCGCTGGGACTTGAGATAGTCCTCCGTGAAGGCACGCAGGCGCATGCCCAAAAAGAGCCGGGCGAGCGCCACCTCCGTCTGGCCTGAGAAGTCCAGGAAGCGCAGGGCGAACCCGCTGCGGCCCTCCTCCTCCGGGCCGCGCTCCTCGCGGACAATCTCCGCGCGGGCCTCCACGGGGGCCGCCCCCTCCTCCAGCGCGAAGCGCGTGCGCACCACGGTGCCCATGGGCAGGAAGAAGGTGCTCGCGAGGAAGGCGCCGCTGACGCTCACGTTGACGGACACGAGGTTGGCGGAGAAGCGCCGGCCGCCCTCGCCGTCATCCACCCAGAGGTCGAAGTGCGTGGCCAGCTGCGCGCGCGGGAAGTGCCGGTGCTCCGGCTCCCCCTGGTTCATCTCGATGCGGGGCGCCGCGCCGGGCGTGGGCGCCGCGCCGCGTGAAGTCCCCACCGGCGGGACGAACGGCCGGGGTGTCTCCGTGCCCTCCGGCCCGCGGACCGCCGTGCCGGCCTTCACCGTCGTCGCACCCTTCCTCTGCACCGCCATCGGAAGCCTCCGCGGCCGTCAGAACATGTGACGGCGCATGCTGATGTTCACCAGCAGCCCGATGCACAACATCACCGACAGCATCGAGGAGCCGCCGTAGCTCATGAGGGGCAGCGTGATGCCCGTCACCGGCAACAGGCCAATGACCATGCCGATGTTTTCGAACACCTGCCAGAAAAGTGTGGCCACCACCCCCACCGCGACGAACGCTCCAAAACGGTCGCGCGCGCTGAAGCCCACGCCCAACCCGAGAATGAAGATGCCGCCGTAGAGCAGGAGCAACAGGAGACAGGAGAAGAAGCCGTGCTCCTCGGCCCACACGGAGAAGATGAAATCCGTGTGCTGTTCCGGCAGGAAGCGCAGACCTGTCTGGGTTCCCTCACGCCAGCCCTTGCCGGTGAGCCCGCCCGAGCCCACGGCGATTTTCGACTGGGCGGCGTGGTAGCCGCTGCCGCGCAGGTCCGCTTCGGGGTCCAGCCATCCGGAGATGCGCTGGCTCTGGTGTTTCTTGAGGTAGTGGCGCACGACGGTGGTGCGCGGCTCGGGCATCTCCCGGACGTAGTCGTTCCAGATGATGAGGCCGCCCACCAGCACGCCCGCCACCAGCGTGGCGGCCAGGTACCAGCGCACCTTGCCGAAGAGGATGACGGTGCCGGAGGACAGGAAGATCATCAGCGCGGTGCCCAGGTCCGGCTGCACCAGCACCAGCACGAAGGGCACCATCACCACCAGCACCGGCTTCCACAGCCGCACGATGCCGTAGGACGGCTGATTGGGCTGGAAGTCGTCGTGGTAGACCTTGGCCAGCATCAGCACGACGCCAATCTTCATGAACTCCGCGGGCTGCAGGCGGAACGGGCCGATGACGAACCAGCTCTCCGCGCCCTTCGCAGTGTGCCCCACCAGCCGCAGCGCCAGCAGCGCCAGGATGTTGAGCACGTAGATGGGGAAGGCCATCCGCTGGATCCAGCGGTAGTCCACCAGACACACCATCAGCACCGCGCCCAGGCCCACGCCCAGGTAGAGCGCCTGGCTGGTCCACACCGGCGCCATGGGGGGCCGGGACGCGGACGCCAGGTTCCAGATGCCCAGGAAGCACACGCCCAGCACGCACACGACGAGCCCCCACGGCACGTGGGGCATCATCCGGCGCTCAATCCGCAGTTGCACTGTCGTCTCCGGTTTCCGAGGGCGGCTGGATGGGCTCTCCCGGCAGGTTCACGCGCGGCGGCGGCACCACCGTGCGGGTGAGCGCCGCTTCATCCAGGCTGGGCGCCGGCGGCAGGGACGGCGTGTAGGGCTGGTTGGCGCGCGGCGGCGGTGACGTGGCGTCCTGCGCCTTCAATTCGAAGTACTTCTTCATCACCGCGAGCGCGGTGGGGGCCGCGTCCACGCCGCCGTGGCCGCCGTGCTCGTTGAGCACCACCACGGCCAGCTCCGGCTTGTCCGCGGGCGCGAAGCCGGCGAACCACGCGTGGTCGCGCTCGAAGTAGCTCATCTGGTGCGTCTTCAGACGCACCGTGCCGATGCGCGCCACCTGCGCGGTGCCCGTCTTCGCCGCCACGAGGAAGTCCGGGGGCAGGCCCGACTTGAGCTTCGCTCGGTACGCGGTGCCGCCGGGCTCCTGCGCCACCGCCTCCAGGCCCTCCACGATGGCCTTCAGGTGCGCGGGGTTGATGTCCACCTTCGACACCACCTCCGGCTTGAACTCCTCCATCACCTGCCCGTCCAGGTTCTCCAGCCGCTGCACCATCTGCGGCTTGTAGAGCTTCCCGCCGTTGGCCACGGCCGCGTACACCAGCGCCAGTTGCAGGGGCGTCACGTTGTCGTCGCCCTGCCCGATGGCGCTGTTGAGCGCCATGCCCTTGGTGTAGCCGCCGGGAGAGGCTTTGTCGTGGTACGCGCTGGACGGCATGATGCCCGGCACCTCCGCCACCACGCCGATGCCGGTGGGGCGGCCCAGGCCCAGCGACTTGCCCATCTCCGCGATGGGGTCCAGGCCGATGGTGTCCGCCACCTTGTAGAACCACGAGTCGCACGACGCCTTCATGGCGCCCTTGCCGTCCAGGGGCCCGTGGCCGCTGTCCTTGTGGCAGCGCCACACGCGCGCGCCCAGCCGGTAGCCACCGGAGCAGTTCACCACCGTCTCCGGGCGGAACACGCCGGACTTGAAGGCCGCCAGCTGCGTCACGACCTTGAACGTGGAGCCCGGGCTGTAGTGCTCCGCGGCCACGCGGTTGATCATCGGGTGGAGCGGGTCTCGCGCCAGCGTGGCCATCTGCGACGGCGTCACGCGGCCGGTGAGCAGGTTGGGATCGAAGCCGGGGCGGGACACCAGCGCCCGGATGAAGCCGGTGTTCACGTCGATGGCCACCACCGCGCCCGTCACGCCCGGGAACGCGCGCTCCGCCTCCTCCTGCAGGCGCATGTCGATGGAGAGCACCAGGTTGCTGCCCGCCGTGGGGGGGATGACGGCGTTCTCCCCCAGCTTGTCGTTGAGCTCTTCAATCGTCTGGCCGCGCGCGTTCACCACTTCCTTGCGCACGCCGTCCTGCCCGCGCAGCTTGGATTCGAAGTAGCGCTCCAGGCCGCGCCGGCCGATGTAGTCGCCCAGCGCGTACTTCGCGCCGTCCCCGTTGAGGCGCTCCAGCTCCTCCTGGGTGATTTCGTTCATGTAGCCCAGCACGTGCGACAGCACCGTGTCCGCGCGGTAGTTGCGGTGCGGCACCGGCACCACCTCCACGCCGTCCAGGATGTCGCGCCGGGCGTTGAGCCGGTCGTACTCATCGCGCGTCAGGTCCACGCGCACCGGCACCGGCTGGAAGGGCGCGTTGCGGCGGCTCGCGCGCACCAGGTCTTCAATCTTCTTGCGCTGGTCCGCGTCCCACTGGAGCAGCTCCGCCAGGCGCGGAATCACCTGCTCGAAGCAGTCCGTGCAGAAGGCCGGCGTGACGAAGGCGTCGAAGGAGGGACGGCTGTCCACCAGGATGGTGCCGCGCGCGTCCTTGATGACGCCGCGGTCCGCGCGCAGGCGCACCTCCTTCACGAAGTTCGCCACGCTCTTGGCGGCGTACTCTTCGTGGCGGATGAGCTGCAGCCGGTACAGCTGGATGGCCAGCGCCACCAGGCCCAGCGACATGGCCAGGCCCAGCCACAGGAAACGGCGCTTCAGGTCCCGGCCCGGCGTGGTGTTGCCAATGGTCGGAGGCGTCAACGGAGCAACCCCGCCGGGCGCTCCTGCGCCACCTCGAACCGCTTGAACAGCGGGAAGAGCAGCAGCGCCGCCGCGCCCGTGAGCGCCAGCTGCACCGGCATGCCGGAGAGCAGCGGCGCCGTGTGGCCGTCCTTCACCGTGAGCCAGGTGAAGAACGTGGACAGCAGGCCGTGCCCCAGGTCCGCGCCCATGGCGAACAGCGCGAAGGCCACCGGCCCGCGCACGTCCACGAACGACGCCACCAGCCGGCCCACCAGGAACGTGAACACGGCCAGGAAGGTGAAGAGGCCCGTGGGCTGGCCGCTCATCAGGTCCAAGAGGTAGCCCACCGCGAAGGCGGAGCACGCCCCTTCGGTGAGGCTCGCCCGGAGCGCGAGGAAGGCCACCAGCACCACCGTGACGTCCACGCGGCCCAGCACCAGCCCGGCCTGCTGGACGAACACGGACTCCAGCGTGAGCAGCACCAGCGCCAGGATGACGGTCACCAGGAACTTCATTTCTGCGCGCCTTCCGCCGACGCCCCACCAGAGGCCATCGCGCTGTACGGGCTGCCCACCACGAGCACCTCCTCCAACCGGCTGGTGTCCACCGCGGGCTGGATGTCCGCGCCCTGGAACATGCCGTGCTCCTTCTTCTCCAGCTGCGTCACCCGCCCCACCACCAGCCCCGGCGGGTAGATGCCGTCCGTGCCGGAGGTGATGATGAGGTCGCCGTCCTCCACGTCCTCGGTGCGCAGCATGTTCTCCAGGGCCAGGGGGCCGTTGCCCGCGCCCGCCGCCGTGCCGCGAGCCCGGCTGCGCTGCACCCGCACCGCCACCCGGCTCTGCGGATCCGTCACCAGCGCCACGTCCGCGTAGCCGCCCGTGGACCGGATGACCTGCCCCACGATGCCGTCCGGCGTCACCACCGACATGCCCCGGAACACCCCGTCCTTCTCCCCGCTGCTGATCCGCACCGACAGGAGCTTCGCCACCGGGTTCACGCCCACCACCCGCGCCGGAATCTCCGGGCCGGGGGCCGCCTCCGCGTACGCCAGCAGCTTGCGCAGCCGGCCGTTCTCCGAGCGGGCCTCGCCCAGGGCCTGCACCGTCGCCCGCAGCTGGAGGTTCTCCAGCCGCAGCGCGTCATTGTCCTGACGGACGCCGCGCAGGTCCAGGTAGTTGCGCACCGCGGCCACGGCGCCGTCGATGCCGGCCGTGAGCCCCTGCTGCACGGGGGCCGTGAGCGCGATGACGCCCCGGTCGACGAAGTTGGGGTCGCGGCCGCGCCGGCCCCCCAGCAGGAAGGCGCCGAGCGGGTACAGCAGGAGGGCGGCCACGAGGAGGAAGCGGCGGTACCGCTTGAGAAGAGACAGCACGGACGGGGGCTTTCCCGGGGTGGGCGGACGGCGGTGGTGGAAGGGGGATGGGAGCGGGCTAAGCTGGCTGAATCGCTTGCATTTTCCGGTCTGTTGTCCTAGGCAGTCAAGGCCCGGATGAGGGGGTGTTGACACTCATGCATCCCCACCGGCCGGGCTACCAACAACACGGCGCCGCGAGACCTTCCGCAAGGTGATTCGCGGGCGCTTCCGACCGTGAAGTGACGACAATGGACGGTTTGAATCCCCGGAAGGTCTTCTCCCTCCTGTTCATCA
This genomic stretch from Corallococcus caeni harbors:
- the hemC gene encoding hydroxymethylbilane synthase, with protein sequence MKAVRIATRESPLALWQANHVASLLTQRNPGLEVTLVKMTTEGDRFLSAPLSQVGGKGLFVKEIEQALLDGRADVAVHSLKDMTSVFPDGLILAAVPTREDPRDAFCSPDGHTLALLPPGARVGTSSLRRSCILRARRPDLEIVSLRGNVQTRLQKTRELKLAGAMLAAAGLKRLGLDHHITQVVPVADSLPAVGQGVLAIQCREADADVRALLQPLEDALTRDAVRAERAFLAKLEGGCTVPLAGHATVEGGQVYLRGLVGRPDGSRVVRGEVKGPVPEAERLGEALAEELLSRGAGDILRDFGRRDGASRA
- the hemA gene encoding glutamyl-tRNA reductase, with the translated sequence MEFICIGVSHRTAPLGVRERLALPEARQTEVLQRLAQAPVEALWVSTCNRVEVYLAAPSADVARERAREMLHSLGGAEALEHLYEHQGEAALVHLFRVASSLDSMVLGEAQILGQVKDAFERGQGAGAVRGELTRACAAAFGCAKRVRTETAVGRAATSMASAAVQLASKVFDGLKDKTVLVVGAGEMGELAARHLKNAGAGKLIVTNRTLARAEALVAEVGGVARPFEELFTLLASADVVVTSTASPVPLFTRDNVGALGKARKGRPLFMVDLAVPRDIDPAVGTLDWVHAYDVDDIQKFVADNTAARAEEAHKAGGLVAQEVARFARERALRDGMPVLARLRQRAEAIARAEVERTLLGLGDGLTDKQRKSIEAMGRAIVNKLLHEPTARLRAVGPQGEGNRLAGAAAELFGLTEAEAAAIAPREEDAAPAVDARNTVVATGSRR
- a CDS encoding cytochrome C assembly family protein, yielding MSHTLVSLACHAYGLAALVYLAFLVRQSQVLAVTGRVLVGTGLLMHCVALIQMLGAQGGRLVGPAQGMSTFAFLLLALFLALDVRYRKPVIGAFLTPLAVAVLLIGMLLHGGSTPLPDAVRQPLLPVHVTIALLGMTAFGVAAGVGVMYLLMERQVKTKHFGLLFSRLPSLEFLDTLNRRLVLWGFIALSLTLATGALFTTTLRGLAWALEGKHVATFVAWGVFAALVNARIFAGWRGRRVALLTMAGFCLVLVSFLSSYDLSAAGPGMP
- the trxA gene encoding thioredoxin, which gives rise to MADVLNIGDADFQKQVLDSPQPVLVDFWATWCAPCRAIAPSVEALSAQYKGQVTFAKLDIDLNQDTPQKYGIRSLPTLLLFKGGKVVDQIVGAVPKSRIEDVVRKNL
- a CDS encoding PilZ domain-containing protein; amino-acid sequence: MQRKGATTVKAGTAVRGPEGTETPRPFVPPVGTSRGAAPTPGAAPRIEMNQGEPEHRHFPRAQLATHFDLWVDDGEGGRRFSANLVSVNVSVSGAFLASTFFLPMGTVVRTRFALEEGAAPVEARAEIVREERGPEEEGRSGFALRFLDFSGQTEVALARLFLGMRLRAFTEDYLKSQRARSLPNELERVIDVMAAWELLKATTPGDPWRGE
- the rodA gene encoding rod shape-determining protein RodA, producing MMPHVPWGLVVCVLGVCFLGIWNLASASRPPMAPVWTSQALYLGVGLGAVLMVCLVDYRWIQRMAFPIYVLNILALLALRLVGHTAKGAESWFVIGPFRLQPAEFMKIGVVLMLAKVYHDDFQPNQPSYGIVRLWKPVLVVMVPFVLVLVQPDLGTALMIFLSSGTVILFGKVRWYLAATLVAGVLVGGLIIWNDYVREMPEPRTTVVRHYLKKHQSQRISGWLDPEADLRGSGYHAAQSKIAVGSGGLTGKGWREGTQTGLRFLPEQHTDFIFSVWAEEHGFFSCLLLLLLYGGIFILGLGVGFSARDRFGAFVAVGVVATLFWQVFENIGMVIGLLPVTGITLPLMSYGGSSMLSVMLCIGLLVNISMRRHMF
- the mrdA gene encoding penicillin-binding protein 2, translating into MTPPTIGNTTPGRDLKRRFLWLGLAMSLGLVALAIQLYRLQLIRHEEYAAKSVANFVKEVRLRADRGVIKDARGTILVDSRPSFDAFVTPAFCTDCFEQVIPRLAELLQWDADQRKKIEDLVRASRRNAPFQPVPVRVDLTRDEYDRLNARRDILDGVEVVPVPHRNYRADTVLSHVLGYMNEITQEELERLNGDGAKYALGDYIGRRGLERYFESKLRGQDGVRKEVVNARGQTIEELNDKLGENAVIPPTAGSNLVLSIDMRLQEEAERAFPGVTGAVVAIDVNTGFIRALVSRPGFDPNLLTGRVTPSQMATLARDPLHPMINRVAAEHYSPGSTFKVVTQLAAFKSGVFRPETVVNCSGGYRLGARVWRCHKDSGHGPLDGKGAMKASCDSWFYKVADTIGLDPIAEMGKSLGLGRPTGIGVVAEVPGIMPSSAYHDKASPGGYTKGMALNSAIGQGDDNVTPLQLALVYAAVANGGKLYKPQMVQRLENLDGQVMEEFKPEVVSKVDINPAHLKAIVEGLEAVAQEPGGTAYRAKLKSGLPPDFLVAAKTGTAQVARIGTVRLKTHQMSYFERDHAWFAGFAPADKPELAVVVLNEHGGHGGVDAAPTALAVMKKYFELKAQDATSPPPRANQPYTPSLPPAPSLDEAALTRTVVPPPRVNLPGEPIQPPSETGDDSATAD
- the mreC gene encoding rod shape-determining protein MreC, with amino-acid sequence MLSLLKRYRRFLLVAALLLYPLGAFLLGGRRGRDPNFVDRGVIALTAPVQQGLTAGIDGAVAAVRNYLDLRGVRQDNDALRLENLQLRATVQALGEARSENGRLRKLLAYAEAAPGPEIPARVVGVNPVAKLLSVRISSGEKDGVFRGMSVVTPDGIVGQVIRSTGGYADVALVTDPQSRVAVRVQRSRARGTAAGAGNGPLALENMLRTEDVEDGDLIITSGTDGIYPPGLVVGRVTQLEKKEHGMFQGADIQPAVDTSRLEEVLVVGSPYSAMASGGASAEGAQK